A portion of the Patescibacteria group bacterium genome contains these proteins:
- the topA gene encoding type I DNA topoisomerase, with protein sequence MNLVIVESPTKSKTLQGFLGPNYTVRSSFGHIRDLPEDELGVDIGKDFKPKYIIPLKSEKVIRTLKSEVQKAKITILATDEDREGEAIAWHLSQALDLKKPERIVFHEITKSAIDQALKNPRGINKDLVDAQQARRILDRIVGYKLSPFLWKKVARRLSAGRVQSVTVRLVVGREKEIENFVPQEYWTIEALLKKQKQENKFSALLVKKDDKAIPKLGIKTKKETDKIVKDLDGAEYKVGKIEKKEVKKNPLPPFTTSTLQQEAWKRFKFPARFTMGLAQQLYEKGHITYHRTDSLNLSNLSLFAAKKFIEKNFGKEYWAGFLRKYKAKGRVQEAHEAIRPTFAQKTPEQIKLEKNQQKLYDLIWRRFISSQMAQARFDSTVVEIEARNKYTFRASGQIMKFDGFLKVYPLKFEENELPDLKEKEILDLIKLIPSQHFTQPPQRYSEATLIKALEQNGIGRPSTYAPILSTIQNRNYIEKDEQKKFCPTEIGIVVNDLLVKHFPKIVNIKFTAEMEEDLDEIAQGKEKWVEVCQDFYGPFEKNLRKKYQEVDKKDITEKPTKKKCPKCGALLVIRLGKFGRFYACPNFPKCKYTESLEEKTLGIKCPKCGKGEITEKRTKTRKVFYGCNQFPKCDFALWDKPINEKCPECNTLLIETKKKQIKCSNKDCQFEKKVVE encoded by the coding sequence ATGAACCTCGTTATTGTCGAAAGCCCAACTAAATCAAAAACCCTTCAAGGCTTTTTAGGGCCCAACTATACAGTTAGGTCTTCTTTTGGGCACATCCGAGATTTGCCGGAAGATGAGCTTGGTGTGGATATTGGAAAAGATTTTAAACCAAAATATATTATTCCTCTAAAATCAGAAAAAGTTATTCGGACTCTAAAAAGCGAAGTTCAAAAAGCCAAAATAACTATTTTGGCTACTGATGAAGACAGAGAAGGAGAAGCTATTGCCTGGCATCTTTCCCAAGCTCTTGATTTAAAAAAACCAGAAAGAATTGTTTTTCATGAAATTACTAAATCAGCAATTGACCAAGCCCTGAAAAATCCCAGAGGAATTAACAAGGATTTAGTTGACGCTCAACAGGCACGAAGAATCCTAGACAGAATTGTTGGTTATAAACTCTCGCCTTTTTTATGGAAAAAAGTGGCCCGGAGGTTATCTGCTGGAAGAGTCCAATCAGTCACGGTAAGATTAGTGGTGGGAAGAGAAAAAGAAATTGAAAATTTTGTTCCTCAAGAGTATTGGACAATCGAAGCTTTGCTTAAAAAGCAGAAACAAGAAAACAAATTTAGCGCCCTGCTTGTCAAAAAAGATGATAAGGCAATTCCCAAACTTGGTATTAAAACAAAAAAAGAAACAGATAAGATTGTTAAAGATTTGGATGGAGCTGAATATAAGGTTGGAAAAATTGAGAAAAAAGAAGTAAAAAAGAATCCCCTACCGCCATTTACTACCAGCACTCTCCAACAAGAGGCCTGGAAAAGATTTAAGTTTCCAGCAAGATTTACAATGGGTCTTGCACAGCAACTTTATGAAAAGGGACATATTACTTATCACCGAACCGATTCTTTAAATCTTTCTAATCTTTCTCTCTTTGCAGCTAAAAAATTTATTGAAAAAAATTTTGGCAAAGAATATTGGGCAGGATTTCTAAGAAAATATAAAGCAAAAGGCAGGGTCCAAGAAGCTCATGAAGCAATCCGTCCTACCTTTGCCCAAAAAACACCAGAACAGATAAAATTAGAGAAAAACCAGCAAAAACTCTATGATCTTATTTGGCGGAGATTCATTTCATCACAAATGGCTCAGGCGAGATTCGATTCGACTGTCGTCGAAATCGAAGCAAGAAACAAATATACTTTTCGAGCTAGTGGGCAGATTATGAAATTTGATGGATTCTTAAAAGTTTATCCCCTTAAGTTTGAAGAAAATGAATTACCTGACTTAAAAGAAAAAGAAATATTAGATTTAATCAAACTTATCCCCTCTCAACATTTTACCCAACCTCCCCAAAGATATAGTGAAGCTACTTTAATCAAAGCTTTGGAGCAAAATGGAATTGGTCGCCCTTCAACCTATGCCCCAATTTTATCAACAATTCAAAACAGAAATTATATTGAAAAAGATGAACAAAAGAAATTCTGTCCAACCGAAATTGGAATAGTGGTTAATGACCTTTTAGTAAAACACTTTCCCAAAATTGTAAATATTAAATTTACCGCGGAGATGGAAGAGGATTTAGACGAAATTGCCCAAGGAAAAGAAAAATGGGTTGAAGTTTGCCAAGATTTTTATGGCCCTTTTGAGAAAAATCTCCGGAAAAAATATCAAGAAGTTGATAAGAAAGATATTACTGAAAAGCCGACTAAAAAGAAATGTCCGAAATGTGGAGCTCTTTTGGTAATCCGCTTAGGGAAATTCGGAAGATTTTATGCTTGTCCCAATTTCCCAAAATGTAAATATACTGAATCCTTAGAAGAAAAAACCTTGGGGATAAAATGTCCTAAATGCGGCAAAGGAGAAATTACTGAGAAAAGGACTAAAACTAGGAAAGTATTTTATGGCTGCAATCAATTTCCAAAATGCGATTTTGCTTTGTGGGACAAGCCTATAAATGAAAAATGCCCAGAATGTAATACACTATTAATTGAAACAAAAAAGAAGCAAATCAAGTGCTCCAATAAAGATTGCCAATTTGAGAAAAAAGTGGTAGAATAA